One Thermoanaerobaculales bacterium DNA window includes the following coding sequences:
- the amrB gene encoding AmmeMemoRadiSam system protein B — protein MSRRSCALWRLAAGAAIAAAAASGGGAAPAVAAGAERPPTRAEVEAGMGLRSEGDLVRGQLDTVGFPVTADQAEDVGSAAVRLEGLAAGVPGEPLVGGVCPHDDHLYAGRVYVHLTQRITAPRVVLVGVFHKAREWQLADRVVFDGFQAWHGPWGPVAVDPLRDELIAALRPSSYSVDNAMHCREHSIEAIVPFLQRARRDLTIVPILVPYMGWERIDELTGEMAAALSAAMASHGWRLGRDLAIVVSSDAVHYGDDFDHAPFGTDAEGYQRAVARDLALARAHLEGPLQADRLAGLLEELVEPGDIRRYRIPWCGRFSIPFGLELLRKTAALTGAGVPRGSLLRHGTSLSEPELPVSQATRDAGLGKTAPSNLHHWVGYAAVGYSLESPQ, from the coding sequence ATGAGCCGGCGCTCCTGCGCTCTCTGGCGCCTGGCGGCGGGGGCAGCGATCGCCGCTGCAGCGGCCTCGGGCGGCGGCGCCGCGCCGGCCGTGGCTGCCGGCGCGGAACGCCCGCCGACCCGCGCCGAGGTGGAGGCCGGGATGGGCCTGAGGTCGGAGGGAGACCTGGTGCGCGGCCAGCTCGACACCGTCGGCTTCCCGGTCACCGCGGACCAGGCCGAGGACGTGGGCTCGGCGGCGGTGCGCCTCGAGGGGCTGGCGGCCGGCGTCCCCGGCGAACCCCTGGTGGGCGGGGTCTGCCCCCACGACGACCACCTGTACGCAGGCCGGGTCTACGTCCACCTGACGCAGCGGATCACGGCGCCGCGGGTGGTGCTGGTCGGCGTCTTCCACAAGGCGCGGGAGTGGCAGCTCGCGGATCGGGTGGTGTTCGATGGCTTCCAGGCCTGGCACGGGCCCTGGGGACCGGTGGCCGTCGATCCGTTGCGCGACGAGCTGATCGCAGCCCTCCGGCCGAGCTCGTACTCGGTGGACAACGCCATGCACTGCCGCGAGCACTCGATCGAGGCGATCGTGCCCTTCCTGCAGCGGGCCCGGCGCGACCTCACGATCGTGCCGATCCTGGTTCCCTACATGGGCTGGGAGCGGATCGACGAGCTCACGGGAGAGATGGCTGCGGCGCTCTCGGCTGCGATGGCGAGCCACGGCTGGCGGCTCGGCCGCGACCTCGCGATCGTCGTCTCGTCCGACGCCGTCCACTACGGCGACGACTTCGACCACGCGCCCTTCGGGACCGACGCCGAGGGCTATCAGCGCGCGGTGGCGCGTGACCTCGCGCTGGCGCGCGCCCACCTCGAGGGGCCGCTCCAGGCCGACCGCCTGGCCGGCCTGCTCGAAGAGCTGGTGGAGCCGGGCGATATCCGGCGGTACCGGATCCCCTGGTGCGGCCGCTTCTCGATCCCGTTCGGCCTCGAGCTGCTGCGCAAGACCGCGGCGCTCACCGGCGCCGGGGTGCCGCGCGGAAGCCTGCTGCGCCACGGCACCAGCTTGTCCGAGCCCGAGCTGCCGGTGAGCCAGGCGACTCGCGACGCGGGGTTGGGCAAGACCGCGCCGTCGAACCTGCACCACTGGGTTGGCTACGCCGCGGTCGGCTACTCGCTCGAGAGCCCGCAGTAG